A DNA window from Mycobacterium sp. IDR2000157661 contains the following coding sequences:
- a CDS encoding 3'(2'),5'-bisphosphate nucleotidase CysQ, translating into MSLTDAALAAEVAAEAGELLLKVREEVGFYDPYDLGDAGDFRANRLILERLREHRPDDAVLSEEAADDVSRVNADRVWIVDPVDGTWEYSLPGRPDWAVHIALWQRDGSPNGRITDAAVALPAHGEVYRTDTVTAPPPRVEGPILITASANRPPPVLWWLRERMDIRLVRIGSAGAKAMAVVRGDVDAYLHAGGQWEWDSAAPAGVVQAAGLHASRLDGSELVYNRRDPYLPDLLMCRPELKEALLEAILSAYRSRRGH; encoded by the coding sequence ATGAGCCTGACCGATGCGGCGCTGGCCGCCGAGGTGGCCGCCGAAGCCGGCGAACTGCTGCTGAAGGTGCGCGAGGAGGTCGGCTTCTACGATCCCTACGACCTCGGGGATGCGGGAGACTTCCGGGCCAACAGGCTGATCCTGGAGCGGCTGCGCGAGCACCGACCCGATGACGCCGTGCTGTCCGAGGAGGCCGCCGACGACGTGTCCCGGGTGAACGCCGACCGGGTGTGGATCGTCGACCCGGTCGACGGGACATGGGAGTACTCGCTACCGGGGCGGCCGGACTGGGCGGTGCACATCGCATTGTGGCAACGCGACGGCAGCCCCAATGGGCGCATCACGGATGCGGCTGTGGCGCTGCCGGCCCACGGTGAGGTCTACCGCACCGACACGGTGACCGCGCCGCCGCCGCGCGTCGAGGGGCCGATCCTCATCACCGCCAGCGCGAACCGGCCGCCGCCTGTGCTGTGGTGGCTGCGCGAGCGGATGGACATCCGGCTGGTGCGCATCGGCTCCGCGGGCGCCAAGGCGATGGCGGTGGTGCGCGGCGACGTGGACGCCTACCTGCACGCGGGCGGGCAGTGGGAGTGGGACTCGGCCGCGCCCGCCGGCGTCGTTCAGGCCGCGGGACTGCACGCCTCCCGCCTCGACGGCTCCGAGTTGGTCTACAACCGGCGCGACCCCTACCTGCCCGACCTGCTGATGTGCCGCCCGGAGCTCAAGGAAGCGCTGCTGGAGGCAATCCTGTCGGCCTACCGGAGCCGCAGAGGGCACTGA
- a CDS encoding histidine phosphatase family protein, translating to MTVILLRHGRSTSNTAHTLAGRSAGVDLDDKGREQAQAVVVRIGSLPIRAIVRSPLLRCERTVEPLAAALGLTPVVDERISEVDYGAWTGRKLGDLVKEPLWGVVQQQPSAAVFPDGEGLAQMQARAVEAVREHDRRLAEEHKADVLWVACTHGDVIKAVVADALGTHLDSFQRLTADPASMSVIRYTAMRPFVIHVNHTGDQLTTGLTPKPPQADGQSGADGDVPPEDAVVGGGAG from the coding sequence ATGACCGTGATCCTGTTGCGGCACGGCCGCTCGACGTCGAACACCGCACACACGCTGGCCGGCCGGTCGGCGGGGGTCGACCTCGACGACAAAGGGCGAGAACAGGCCCAGGCGGTGGTGGTGCGGATCGGGTCGCTGCCCATCCGGGCGATCGTGCGCTCACCGCTGCTGCGCTGCGAGCGGACCGTCGAACCGCTGGCGGCGGCCCTGGGCCTCACGCCCGTGGTCGACGAGCGGATCTCCGAAGTCGACTACGGCGCCTGGACCGGGCGCAAGCTCGGCGATCTGGTCAAAGAGCCGCTCTGGGGGGTCGTGCAGCAGCAGCCGAGCGCCGCGGTGTTCCCCGACGGCGAGGGGCTGGCCCAGATGCAGGCACGCGCTGTCGAGGCCGTTCGTGAGCACGACCGCCGGCTCGCCGAAGAGCACAAGGCCGACGTGCTGTGGGTCGCGTGCACCCACGGCGATGTGATCAAGGCCGTGGTGGCCGACGCGCTCGGCACGCACCTCGACAGTTTCCAGCGGCTCACCGCCGACCCCGCGTCGATGAGCGTGATCCGCTACACGGCGATGCGGCCGTTCGTCATCCACGTCAACCACACCGGTGACCAGCTCACCACGGGGCTGACCCCGAAACCACCCCAGGCCGACGGGCAGAGCGGCGCCGACGGCGACGTGCCGCCGGAGGACGCCGTCGTCGGCGGCGGCGCAGGCTAG
- a CDS encoding undecaprenyl-diphosphate phosphatase, which translates to MSWVQVLVLAVLQGLTEFLPVSSSGHLAIASRVFFADDAGASFTAVTQLGTELAVLLYFARDIGRIVKAWFNGLLVKAHRNADYRLGWYVIIGTIPIAVFGLIFKDQIRTGARNLWLIAIALILFSVVIAAAEYLGRQSRRVEQLTWKDGLIVGLAQCLALVPGVSRSGATISVGLFLGMQRELAARFGFLLAIPAVFASGLFSLPDAFNPVGEGMSATGPQLLVATAIAFVVGFAAVAWFLRFLVRHSMYWFVGYRVALGIVVLIMLGTGVVSAR; encoded by the coding sequence ATGTCGTGGGTCCAGGTTCTCGTTCTCGCGGTTCTGCAAGGTCTGACCGAATTCCTGCCCGTCTCGTCGTCCGGGCACCTGGCGATCGCCTCGCGCGTCTTCTTCGCCGACGACGCCGGGGCGTCGTTCACCGCCGTCACACAGTTGGGCACCGAACTGGCCGTGCTGCTCTACTTCGCCAGAGACATCGGCCGGATCGTCAAGGCGTGGTTCAACGGGCTGCTCGTCAAGGCACATCGCAACGCCGACTACCGGCTCGGCTGGTACGTCATCATCGGCACCATCCCGATCGCGGTGTTCGGGCTCATCTTCAAGGATCAGATTCGCACGGGCGCAAGGAATCTGTGGCTGATCGCCATTGCGCTGATTCTGTTCTCCGTCGTGATCGCCGCCGCGGAGTACCTCGGCAGGCAGAGCCGCCGCGTCGAGCAGCTCACCTGGAAAGACGGCCTCATCGTCGGACTGGCCCAATGCCTTGCACTGGTGCCCGGCGTCTCGCGGTCGGGCGCGACCATCAGTGTCGGGCTGTTTCTGGGCATGCAACGTGAACTCGCGGCGCGGTTCGGCTTCCTGCTCGCCATTCCGGCGGTCTTCGCATCGGGGTTGTTCTCCCTGCCCGACGCGTTCAACCCCGTCGGCGAGGGCATGAGCGCAACTGGTCCGCAGCTGCTGGTGGCGACTGCCATCGCGTTCGTCGTCGGGTTCGCAGCAGTGGCGTGGTTCCTGCGCTTCCTGGTCCGCCACAGCATGTACTGGTTCGTCGGGTACCGCGTAGCGTTGGGCATCGTCGTGCTGATCATGTTGGGTACCGGTGTGGTGTCGGCGAGATGA
- a CDS encoding DUF3090 domain-containing protein, with product MARAIHVFRTPDRFVAGTVGQPGNRTFYLQAVHDKRVVSVVLEKQQVAVLAERIAALLLEINRRFGTPIPPETGEIEDLSPLVTPVDAEFRVGTMGLGWDSEAQTVVVELLAVSDTEFDASVVLDDAEDGPDAVRVFLTPESARQFAARSNRVISAGRPPCPLCDEPLDPEGHICVRTNGYRRGAFAESDDDVD from the coding sequence ATGGCCCGCGCAATCCACGTCTTCCGCACCCCCGACCGCTTCGTGGCCGGAACCGTCGGCCAGCCGGGCAACCGGACGTTCTACCTACAGGCCGTGCACGACAAGCGCGTCGTCTCGGTGGTGCTGGAGAAGCAGCAGGTGGCCGTTCTCGCCGAGCGTATCGCGGCGTTGCTGCTCGAGATCAACCGCCGGTTCGGTACGCCGATCCCACCCGAGACCGGGGAGATCGAGGACTTGAGCCCGCTGGTCACCCCGGTGGATGCCGAGTTCCGCGTCGGCACGATGGGCCTGGGGTGGGACTCCGAGGCGCAGACCGTCGTCGTGGAGCTGCTCGCCGTGTCGGACACCGAGTTCGACGCGTCGGTGGTCCTCGACGATGCCGAGGACGGACCCGACGCGGTGCGGGTGTTCCTCACTCCGGAGTCGGCGCGCCAGTTCGCGGCCCGGTCCAACCGCGTCATCTCGGCGGGGCGACCGCCCTGCCCGCTGTGCGATGAGCCGCTGGACCCGGAGGGTCACATCTGCGTGCGCACCAACGGCTACCGGCGCGGCGCGTTCGCCGAGTCCGACGATGACGTCGACTGA
- a CDS encoding SCO1664 family protein, producing MTSTEPGAPDPADLDEVCLRGELTVIGRIRSASNATFLCEANLGPRQAHCVYKPVAGEAPLWDFPDGTLAGREVGAYLISAALGWNIVPYTVIRDGPAGPGMVQRWVDQPGDAADDSEPPSGPDLVDILPAGRIPPGYLPILQAYDYAGDEVTLVHADDDRLRRMAVFDVLVNNADRKGGHILCGVDGHVYGVDHGVTLHVEDKLRTVLWGWAGKPVDDQTLEAVAALGDALRNGMADDLCGHITDREVAALSTRIVALLEDPVMPTPDRRRPIPWPAF from the coding sequence ATGACGTCGACTGAGCCCGGCGCGCCGGACCCCGCTGACCTCGACGAGGTGTGCCTGCGCGGCGAGCTGACGGTCATCGGGCGGATCCGCTCGGCGAGTAATGCCACTTTCTTGTGTGAGGCGAATCTTGGCCCCCGCCAAGCGCATTGCGTATACAAGCCGGTGGCAGGAGAGGCCCCGCTCTGGGATTTCCCGGACGGCACGCTGGCGGGCCGTGAGGTCGGTGCGTATCTGATCTCGGCCGCGCTCGGCTGGAACATCGTGCCCTACACCGTTATTCGTGACGGGCCGGCCGGTCCGGGCATGGTGCAACGGTGGGTGGACCAGCCCGGAGACGCCGCCGATGACAGCGAACCGCCGTCGGGTCCCGACCTGGTCGACATCCTGCCCGCCGGGCGCATTCCGCCGGGCTACCTGCCGATCCTGCAGGCGTACGACTACGCCGGCGACGAGGTCACGCTGGTGCACGCCGACGACGACCGGTTGCGCCGGATGGCGGTGTTCGACGTGCTGGTCAACAACGCCGACCGCAAGGGTGGGCACATCTTGTGCGGCGTCGACGGGCACGTCTACGGCGTCGACCACGGCGTGACCCTGCACGTCGAGGACAAGCTGCGCACGGTGCTGTGGGGATGGGCGGGCAAGCCCGTCGACGACCAGACTCTCGAGGCGGTGGCCGCGCTGGGCGACGCGTTGCGCAACGGTATGGCCGACGACCTGTGCGGTCACATCACCGACCGCGAGGTCGCCGCCTTGTCCACCAGAATAGTTGCGCTGCTTGAGGATCCGGTGATGCCGACGCCGGACCGCAGGCGGCCCATCCCGTGGCCGGCGTTCTGA
- the mshC gene encoding cysteine--1-D-myo-inosityl 2-amino-2-deoxy-alpha-D-glucopyranoside ligase produces the protein MNSWPAPSVPALPGRGPALRLYDSADRQVRPVSAGDTATMYVCGITPYDATHLGHAATYLAFDLVHRVWLDTGHRVHYVQNITDVDDPLFERAQRDGVDWRALADREIGLFCEDMAALRVLPPHDYVAATDAIAEVIELTEKMLASGAAYFVDDPQYPDVYFRADATAQFGYESGYDRATMLRLFAERGGDPTRAGKGDELDALLWRAQRPDEPSWPSPFGPGRPGWHVECAAIALSRIGTGLDIQGGGSDLIFPHHEFSAAHAESVTGERRFARHYVHAGMIGWDGHKMSKSRGNLVLVSRLRSDGVDPAAIRLGLLAGHYRSDRYWSDAVLAEAHDRLGRWRAAVALEGAPDATDVVGRIRRYLADDLDTPKALAALDGWTTDALTYGGHDTAAGRTVATAVDALLGIAL, from the coding sequence ATGAATTCGTGGCCGGCGCCGTCGGTCCCGGCGCTGCCGGGGCGCGGTCCTGCGCTGCGTTTGTACGACAGCGCCGACCGGCAGGTCCGCCCGGTCAGCGCCGGCGACACGGCCACCATGTACGTCTGCGGGATCACCCCCTACGACGCCACCCACCTGGGGCACGCGGCCACCTACCTGGCCTTCGACCTGGTGCACCGGGTGTGGCTGGACACCGGCCACCGTGTGCACTACGTGCAGAACATCACCGACGTCGACGATCCGCTGTTCGAGCGGGCTCAGCGCGACGGGGTCGACTGGCGTGCGCTGGCCGACCGCGAAATCGGCCTGTTCTGTGAGGACATGGCCGCGCTGCGGGTGCTGCCGCCGCACGACTACGTGGCCGCCACCGACGCGATCGCCGAGGTGATCGAGCTCACCGAGAAGATGCTGGCCTCCGGTGCCGCCTACTTCGTGGACGATCCGCAGTATCCCGACGTCTACTTCCGTGCCGACGCCACCGCGCAGTTCGGCTACGAGTCCGGCTACGACCGCGCCACCATGCTGCGGCTGTTCGCCGAGCGCGGCGGTGACCCGACCCGGGCCGGTAAGGGTGACGAACTCGACGCGCTGCTGTGGCGGGCGCAGCGGCCGGACGAACCGAGCTGGCCGTCGCCGTTCGGGCCGGGGCGGCCGGGCTGGCACGTGGAGTGCGCGGCGATCGCGCTGAGCCGCATCGGCACCGGCCTCGACATCCAGGGCGGTGGCAGCGACCTGATCTTCCCGCATCACGAGTTCTCGGCTGCGCACGCCGAATCCGTCACCGGCGAACGGCGATTCGCTCGCCACTACGTGCATGCGGGCATGATCGGCTGGGATGGCCACAAGATGAGCAAGAGCCGGGGCAACCTGGTGCTGGTCTCACGGCTGCGGAGCGACGGCGTGGATCCCGCGGCGATCCGGCTCGGCCTGCTCGCAGGTCACTACCGCTCCGACCGGTACTGGAGCGACGCGGTGCTCGCCGAGGCCCACGACCGGCTGGGGCGCTGGCGGGCTGCCGTGGCTCTCGAGGGCGCCCCCGACGCCACCGACGTGGTGGGCCGCATCCGCCGCTACCTCGCCGACGATCTGGACACCCCGAAAGCGCTTGCCGCGCTTGATGGCTGGACCACCGACGCGCTGACCTACGGTGGCCACGACACCGCCGCAGGCCGCACGGTGGCGACCGCCGTCGACGCGCTGCTCGGCATCGCTCTGTAG
- a CDS encoding quinone-dependent dihydroorotate dehydrogenase: MYRALRRALFLVAPERIHTLVFALLRAVTCVPWSRRALTRWLGPRDPVLASTVFGVRFAGPLGLAAGFDKNGSGLRTWGALGFGYAEVGTVTAQAQPGNPRPRMFRLPEDRALLNRMGFNNHGAGELALKLTRNAPEVPIGVNIGKTKTTPPEDAVRDYADSARLLGPLAAFLVVNVSSPNTPGLRDLQAVQSLRPILAAVRAETSTPVLVKIAPDLSDRDVDEIADLAVELGLAGIVATNTTVSRDRLATPGVADLGPGGISGPPVARRSLEVLRRLYRRVGDRLVLISVGGIEDADDAWARITSGASLLQGYTGFVYGGGLWAKHIHDGIARRLHDGGFGSLAEAVGSAVTRDRR, from the coding sequence ATGTACCGCGCGCTGCGGCGGGCGCTGTTTCTCGTTGCTCCCGAACGCATTCACACCCTGGTGTTCGCGCTGCTGCGTGCGGTCACCTGTGTGCCGTGGTCGCGGCGCGCTCTGACGCGATGGCTGGGCCCTCGCGATCCGGTGCTGGCGAGCACCGTGTTCGGTGTGCGGTTCGCCGGACCCCTGGGCCTGGCGGCCGGCTTCGACAAGAACGGCAGCGGACTGCGCACATGGGGCGCGCTGGGCTTCGGTTACGCCGAGGTCGGCACTGTTACCGCGCAGGCCCAACCCGGCAATCCCCGGCCGCGGATGTTCCGGCTGCCCGAGGACAGGGCGTTGCTCAACCGGATGGGCTTCAACAACCACGGCGCGGGCGAACTCGCCCTGAAGCTGACCCGAAACGCCCCCGAGGTGCCGATCGGGGTCAACATCGGCAAGACGAAGACGACGCCGCCCGAGGACGCGGTTCGGGACTACGCCGACAGCGCCCGCCTGCTCGGACCTCTGGCGGCGTTCCTGGTGGTCAACGTCAGCTCGCCCAACACCCCGGGACTGCGCGACCTGCAGGCGGTGCAGTCGCTGCGCCCGATCCTGGCTGCCGTCCGGGCCGAGACGTCGACACCCGTTCTGGTCAAGATAGCCCCGGACCTGTCGGATCGCGATGTCGACGAAATCGCCGATCTCGCAGTGGAGTTGGGGCTCGCCGGAATCGTCGCGACCAACACTACGGTGTCGCGCGACCGGCTGGCCACTCCAGGTGTCGCCGACCTCGGTCCTGGCGGAATCTCCGGACCGCCCGTAGCGCGGCGCTCGCTGGAGGTGCTGCGCAGGCTGTACCGGCGCGTCGGGGACCGCCTGGTGCTGATCAGCGTCGGCGGCATCGAGGACGCCGACGACGCATGGGCGCGCATCACCTCGGGCGCGTCGCTGCTGCAGGGTTACACCGGCTTCGTCTACGGCGGCGGGCTGTGGGCCAAGCACATTCACGACGGCATCGCCCGCCGCCTGCACGACGGCGGTTTCGGGTCGCTGGCCGAGGCCGTGGGGTCGGCCGTGACGCGCGACCGCCGCTAG
- a CDS encoding site-specific integrase — protein MATIKRYPTAAGERWEVRYRQPNGITSRKRGFTTKRDASAWASKVETTKAEGAYVSPARGRVTVGDHSVGWLARQEQTLSPSYYRTIAYAYGKHVEPKWAGVPVGKVDTLDVKAWAAAMTRDGSSATVVNRAVGILAGILDDAVEHRALVFNPARRFKRGEKPQKAPKRHVYLTEADVCRLAEESGRYADLVLTLAFTGLRWGEAIALTVAEVEFLKRRISVHRNAVQVGQQFEVGQTKGKENRMVPVAASVLSRLAVRCEDRGAGDLLFPARGGGYLKRPSYDSTGWFNRAVERAEVQTITPHDLRHTCASLAVSSGANVLAVSRMLGHKDPSVTLRIYADLFDSDLDAVAVNLDARISDSVQTVSKAPADRRRPRRITAV, from the coding sequence ATGGCGACGATTAAGCGTTACCCGACGGCCGCGGGTGAACGGTGGGAAGTCCGCTACCGCCAACCGAACGGAATCACCAGTCGCAAAAGAGGATTCACGACGAAGCGCGACGCGTCGGCGTGGGCATCGAAGGTCGAGACGACGAAGGCCGAAGGCGCCTACGTGTCGCCGGCGCGCGGCCGGGTGACGGTCGGCGACCACTCGGTCGGATGGCTGGCACGGCAGGAGCAGACCCTCTCGCCGTCCTACTACCGAACTATCGCCTACGCCTACGGCAAGCACGTCGAACCGAAGTGGGCCGGCGTCCCGGTGGGCAAGGTCGACACCCTGGACGTGAAGGCGTGGGCCGCGGCCATGACCCGCGACGGGTCGAGCGCGACCGTGGTCAACCGCGCGGTAGGCATCCTGGCGGGCATCCTCGACGACGCCGTTGAGCACCGGGCGCTCGTGTTCAATCCGGCCCGCCGGTTCAAGCGCGGCGAGAAGCCGCAGAAGGCACCGAAGCGCCACGTCTATCTCACCGAGGCGGACGTGTGCCGGCTGGCCGAGGAGTCCGGCCGCTACGCCGACCTGGTGCTGACCCTGGCGTTCACCGGCCTGCGTTGGGGCGAGGCAATCGCGCTGACCGTCGCCGAAGTCGAGTTCCTGAAACGGCGAATTTCAGTGCACCGCAACGCTGTTCAAGTCGGGCAACAGTTCGAGGTCGGGCAGACGAAGGGCAAGGAGAACCGGATGGTGCCGGTAGCGGCGTCGGTGCTGTCCCGGCTAGCGGTCCGGTGCGAGGATCGCGGCGCCGGCGACCTGCTGTTCCCGGCCCGCGGCGGCGGGTACTTGAAGCGTCCCAGCTACGACTCGACGGGATGGTTCAACAGGGCGGTCGAGCGCGCCGAAGTGCAGACGATCACCCCGCATGATCTTCGGCATACGTGCGCGAGTTTGGCTGTCAGTTCGGGCGCGAATGTCCTTGCGGTGTCGCGGATGCTGGGCCACAAAGACCCGAGCGTCACGTTGAGGATTTACGCCGACCTGTTCGACAGCGACCTGGACGCGGTGGCCGTCAATCTGGACGCGAGAATTTCCGACAGTGTCCAAACCGTGTCCAAAGCACCCGCTGACCGTCGCCGGCCGCGTCGCATAACCGCTGTCTAG
- a CDS encoding YbhB/YbcL family Raf kinase inhibitor-like protein, whose translation MSFPYNPYDFLPDLPSFTLSSNTITDGQSLDKDQVSGIMGAGGSDVSPHLTWSGFPDETRSFAVTMYDPDAPTASGFWHWAVANLPADVTELAEGAGDGSALPGDALILRNDAGARRFIGAAPPPGHGQHRYIIAVHAVDVDKLDLPEDATPAFLGFNLFQHAIARALIHGVYEQN comes from the coding sequence GTGTCTTTCCCATACAACCCGTACGACTTCCTTCCCGACCTGCCGTCGTTCACGCTGTCGTCGAACACCATCACCGACGGTCAGTCGCTGGACAAGGATCAGGTCAGCGGCATCATGGGCGCCGGAGGAAGCGACGTCTCGCCACATCTGACCTGGTCGGGCTTCCCCGATGAGACCCGCAGCTTCGCGGTCACCATGTACGACCCCGACGCCCCGACCGCTTCCGGGTTCTGGCACTGGGCGGTGGCCAATCTGCCCGCCGACGTCACCGAACTGGCCGAGGGCGCCGGCGACGGCAGCGCCCTGCCCGGCGATGCGCTGATCCTGCGCAACGACGCCGGTGCCAGGCGTTTCATCGGCGCGGCGCCGCCACCCGGGCATGGTCAGCACCGCTACATCATCGCGGTGCACGCCGTGGACGTCGACAAGCTCGACCTGCCCGAAGACGCCACGCCGGCGTTCCTCGGCTTCAACCTGTTCCAGCACGCGATCGCGCGCGCGCTGATCCACGGCGTCTACGAGCAGAACTAG
- a CDS encoding SDR family oxidoreductase — protein MGSVNGKVALITGGANGIGEEVARRLHGKGAKLVLTDLDEGRLSDVAARLGDDRVLTLVADVRDLPAMQSAVDNGIERFGGIDIVMANAGIATAGSLLAVDPDAFKTLIDVNVVGVFNTVRAALPSVIERRGYVLIVSSAAAYAPSAGMVAYDTSKAGVEHFANALRLELAHRGVDVGSAHMLWIDTPMVRDGKAESPAFREMLNRLPGPLGKTTSVEKCGEVFLKGIAERKRQINCPQWVGLMRWLKPVLASRLGERATLKSVPELLPQMDAEVVAQGRSMSARAQQLNG, from the coding sequence ATGGGTTCTGTCAACGGGAAAGTCGCCCTCATCACCGGCGGGGCGAACGGCATCGGTGAAGAAGTCGCCCGCCGGTTGCACGGCAAGGGCGCCAAGCTGGTGCTCACCGACCTCGACGAGGGCCGACTCTCCGACGTCGCCGCTCGCCTCGGGGACGACCGCGTGCTGACCCTCGTCGCCGACGTGCGGGATCTGCCTGCGATGCAGTCCGCCGTCGACAACGGCATCGAGCGATTCGGCGGCATCGACATCGTGATGGCCAACGCGGGCATCGCGACCGCGGGATCGCTGCTGGCCGTCGACCCGGACGCGTTCAAGACGCTGATCGACGTCAACGTCGTCGGCGTGTTCAACACGGTGCGGGCGGCGCTGCCGTCGGTGATCGAACGCCGCGGCTACGTGCTGATCGTGTCGTCGGCCGCGGCCTATGCGCCGTCGGCGGGGATGGTGGCCTACGACACGTCCAAGGCCGGTGTCGAGCACTTTGCCAACGCGCTGCGGCTGGAACTGGCCCACCGCGGCGTGGATGTCGGGTCGGCGCACATGCTGTGGATCGACACGCCGATGGTGCGGGACGGCAAGGCGGAGTCGCCGGCGTTCCGCGAGATGCTGAACCGGCTGCCCGGGCCGCTGGGCAAGACCACGTCGGTCGAGAAGTGCGGCGAGGTGTTCCTCAAGGGCATCGCGGAACGCAAGCGTCAGATCAACTGCCCGCAGTGGGTGGGGCTGATGCGCTGGCTCAAGCCGGTGCTGGCCTCGCGGCTGGGGGAGCGTGCCACGTTGAAGTCGGTGCCCGAATTGCTGCCGCAGATGGACGCGGAAGTCGTCGCGCAGGGCCGGTCGATGAGTGCCAGGGCCCAGCAACTCAACGGCTGA
- a CDS encoding DUF5703 family protein, whose protein sequence is MSLISHGRLPAGWDQDLSDDYEWVPLRLPPDVTRISASTRLSIEAEYRGWELTRVRLYTDGSRRVLLRRKKTAAERAAAPEHPAL, encoded by the coding sequence ATGAGCTTGATCAGCCATGGCCGGCTGCCTGCGGGCTGGGATCAGGACCTTTCTGACGACTACGAGTGGGTGCCGCTGCGGCTGCCACCGGACGTGACCCGTATCAGCGCGTCGACCCGGCTGTCGATCGAGGCCGAGTACCGCGGCTGGGAACTGACCCGCGTGCGGCTCTACACCGACGGCTCCCGGCGGGTGCTGCTGCGGCGCAAGAAGACCGCCGCCGAGCGGGCGGCCGCGCCGGAGCATCCTGCGCTGTGA
- a CDS encoding M20/M25/M40 family metallo-hydrolase — translation MVTVTGPVNAEAEVVDLVSALIRFDTSNTGEPATTKGEAECARWVAAQLEEVGYRTEYIEAGAPGRGNLFARLEGADRSRGALLLHGHLDVVPAEAADWSVHPFSGAVEDGYVWGRGAVDMKDMCGMLIAIARHFKRAGVVPPRDLVFAFMSDEEAGGKYGSQWLVDNRPDLFDGVTEAVGEVGGFSLTVPRKDGGERRLYLVETAEKSMMWMKLTARSHAGHGSMIHDQNSVTAVAEAVARLGRHEFPLVLTDAVGQFLQAITEETGYSFDIDSPDLPGTIAKLGPIARVVGATLRDTANPTMLKAGYKANVIPATAEAVVDCRILPGRQAAFEREVDELIGPDVTRDWITELPSYETTFDGDLVDAMNGAILSVDPDARIVPYMLSGGTDAKAFMRLGIRCFGFAPLQLPPDLDFTALFHGVDERVPVDALKFGTQVLEHFLMHC, via the coding sequence ATGGTGACTGTGACTGGTCCCGTCAACGCCGAAGCGGAGGTCGTCGACCTCGTCAGCGCGCTCATCCGGTTCGACACATCCAACACCGGTGAGCCCGCCACCACCAAGGGCGAGGCCGAATGCGCCCGCTGGGTGGCCGCCCAGCTGGAGGAAGTCGGGTACCGGACCGAGTACATCGAGGCGGGCGCGCCCGGTCGCGGCAACCTGTTCGCCAGGCTCGAAGGCGCCGATCGCAGCCGGGGCGCGCTGCTGCTGCACGGCCACCTCGACGTCGTGCCCGCCGAGGCCGCCGACTGGAGCGTGCACCCGTTCTCCGGTGCGGTGGAGGACGGCTACGTGTGGGGCCGCGGGGCCGTGGACATGAAGGACATGTGCGGCATGCTGATCGCGATCGCGCGGCACTTCAAGCGGGCAGGCGTCGTTCCGCCGCGCGACCTGGTGTTCGCGTTCATGTCCGACGAGGAAGCCGGCGGAAAGTACGGCTCGCAGTGGCTGGTCGACAACCGGCCCGACCTGTTCGACGGGGTCACCGAAGCGGTCGGCGAGGTGGGCGGCTTCTCGTTGACCGTGCCGCGCAAGGACGGCGGCGAACGCCGGCTCTACCTGGTGGAGACCGCCGAGAAGTCGATGATGTGGATGAAGTTGACCGCCCGCAGTCACGCCGGACACGGGTCGATGATCCACGACCAGAACTCCGTCACCGCCGTCGCCGAGGCCGTCGCCAGGCTCGGCCGTCACGAGTTCCCGCTGGTGCTGACCGACGCGGTCGGCCAGTTCCTGCAGGCGATCACCGAGGAGACCGGCTACTCCTTCGACATCGACTCACCCGATCTGCCCGGCACGATCGCCAAGCTGGGCCCGATCGCCCGCGTCGTCGGCGCCACCCTGCGCGACACGGCCAACCCCACCATGCTCAAGGCCGGCTACAAGGCCAATGTCATCCCGGCGACGGCCGAGGCGGTGGTCGACTGCCGCATCCTGCCCGGGCGTCAGGCCGCGTTCGAACGCGAGGTCGACGAGCTCATCGGCCCCGACGTGACGCGGGATTGGATCACCGAACTGCCTTCGTACGAGACCACCTTCGACGGTGACCTGGTGGACGCGATGAACGGCGCGATCCTGTCCGTCGACCCCGACGCGCGGATCGTGCCGTACATGCTGTCCGGCGGGACCGACGCGAAAGCGTTCATGCGGTTGGGAATTCGCTGCTTCGGCTTCGCACCGCTGCAGTTGCCGCCCGACCTGGACTTCACCGCGTTGTTCCACGGCGTCGACGAACGGGTACCCGTTGACGCGTTGAAGTTCGGCACCCAGGTTCTCGAGCACTTCCTGATGCACTGTTGA